The following proteins come from a genomic window of Alnus glutinosa chromosome 10, dhAlnGlut1.1, whole genome shotgun sequence:
- the LOC133879146 gene encoding uncharacterized protein LOC133879146, whose product MDNWHPFGPLVEKFGFRIVYDSCSNLEAKLCSVLKDGIWCWRPARSEDLVEIQTKLPEVHLGVVDSPVWTISRSGVYVSADTWNHFRIKRSCVNWWPLVWHSYSIYKQAFILWLVFKNRLTTGDRMLAWGYKGDTACVFCRNGTKSRNHLFFGCGFCSRLWRTCMERCNIPNPPNDWEDILEEGCRSWKTKAMRGVLCRLVLSATVYEIWKARNAIRHGGQIKTEEQISKSIIWEVRYRVSGKRSFKKNLENISLCLNWNIDFNVLV is encoded by the coding sequence GTGGAGAAGTTTGGCTTCAGAATTGTGTATGATTCTTGTAGCAATTTGGAGGCCAAATTATGTTCTGTCTTGAAGGATGGTATATGGTGTTGGAGACCGGCTCGCTCTGAAGATCTTGTAGAAATTCAAACTAAACTTCCAGAAGTGCACTTGGGTGTTGTTGATTCTCCTGTTTGGACAATCTCTCGTTCTGGTGTTTATGTTAGTGCAGATACATGGAACCACTTCCGAATTAAGAGAAGCTGTGTCAACTGGTGGCCTTTGGTTTGGCACTCTTACTCCATCTATAAGCAAGCTTTTATTCTTTGGTTGGTGTTTAAGAATAGACTTACAACTGGAGATCGAATGCTTGCATGGGGGTATAAGGGAGACACTGCTTGTGTATTTTGTCGGAATGGTACAAAGAGTAGAAATCACCTATTTTTTGGTTGTGGGTTTTGTTCTCGCTTATGGCGAACTTGTATGGAACGGTGTAATATACCAAATCCTCCAAATGATTGGGAGGATATTCTTGAGGAAGGGTGTCGAAGTTGGAAGACGAAGGCCATGAGAGGGGTTCTTTGTCGGTTGGTGCTAAGTGCCACCGTTTATGAAATTTGGAAGGCTCGTAATGCTATTCGGCATGGAGGACAGATCAAAACTGAAGAACAGATATCGAAATCTATCATTTGGGAAGTCCGGTATAGAGTTTCGGGGAAGAGAAGTTTTAAGAAGAATCTGGAAAATATTAGTTTGTGTTTGAACTGGAacattgattttaatgttttggtttAA